One genomic region from Ralstonia pickettii DTP0602 encodes:
- a CDS encoding ethanolamine utilization protein (K02342: DPO3E, dnaQ; DNA polymerase III subunit epsilon [EC:2.7.7.7]): MSDIPTYLPSRLPADGARFPDAQALAAALSRPIVFVDLETTGADAQRDRITEIGVVEVGPDGIVEWDTLLDPGMSIPPFIQRMTGITDEMVLGQPTFESLAESLAERLQGRLFVAHNARFDYGFLKNAFRRAGVTFRADVLCTVRLSRSLFPSVERHGLDALIARFGLTPKGRHRALADAELLWQFWQKIHATYSVELVESAVRTLVRRASLPAGLEETALEDVPATPGVYLFYGDQDVPLYVGKSVHLRQRIGAHFSGDYRYGKDMRLARLVRRVEWRETGGETGALLLEAQLVKSLQPVHNQLLRRNARLYAWELPQQLPVPRLRSDRDTNFCRHRDLFGVFGSRGAAEARLRALAEEHGLCMATLSLEKTTLRGSPCFARQVHRCAGACVGAEPLAGHRARLAAALAPIALMRWPFDGPVAWREQHGERAWWHVVEDWCYLGCAGTLEEAQALAGAPARFDLDTYQILAPRMAQWMPQAVPMAVAKAFALTAPEAPAEAPRPLRAPPGLAARKAPSAAGQQTLGLFAD; encoded by the coding sequence ATGTCGGACATACCCACCTATCTGCCGTCGCGCCTGCCAGCCGACGGCGCACGCTTTCCCGACGCCCAGGCGCTGGCCGCCGCGCTGTCGCGTCCTATTGTCTTTGTCGACCTGGAAACCACCGGCGCCGACGCGCAGCGCGACCGCATCACTGAAATAGGAGTGGTCGAAGTGGGCCCGGACGGCATCGTCGAATGGGACACCCTGCTCGACCCCGGCATGTCGATCCCGCCGTTTATCCAGCGCATGACCGGTATCACCGACGAGATGGTGCTGGGACAACCCACCTTCGAATCACTCGCCGAATCGCTGGCCGAGCGCCTGCAAGGACGGCTGTTCGTCGCGCACAACGCGCGCTTCGACTATGGCTTCCTGAAGAACGCGTTCCGTCGCGCCGGCGTCACCTTCCGCGCCGATGTGCTGTGTACGGTACGGCTGTCGCGCTCGCTGTTCCCATCCGTGGAGCGCCACGGCCTCGACGCGCTGATCGCCCGCTTCGGCCTGACGCCCAAGGGACGCCACCGCGCGCTGGCCGATGCCGAGCTGCTATGGCAGTTCTGGCAGAAGATCCACGCTACCTATTCGGTCGAGCTGGTGGAATCCGCGGTGCGCACGCTGGTGCGGCGCGCCAGCCTGCCGGCCGGCCTGGAAGAAACCGCGCTGGAGGACGTGCCCGCCACGCCCGGCGTCTATCTCTTCTATGGCGACCAGGACGTGCCGCTCTATGTTGGCAAGAGCGTGCACCTGCGGCAGCGCATCGGTGCCCATTTCTCGGGCGACTATCGATACGGCAAGGACATGCGGCTGGCCCGGCTGGTACGCCGCGTCGAATGGCGCGAAACCGGCGGCGAGACCGGCGCGCTGCTGCTCGAAGCCCAACTGGTCAAAAGCCTGCAGCCCGTGCACAACCAGCTGCTGCGCCGCAATGCCCGGCTCTACGCCTGGGAGTTGCCGCAACAACTGCCCGTGCCGCGCCTGCGCTCGGACCGCGACACCAACTTCTGCCGCCATCGCGACCTCTTTGGCGTGTTCGGCAGCCGCGGCGCGGCCGAGGCGCGTTTGCGCGCGCTGGCGGAAGAGCATGGCCTGTGCATGGCCACGCTGTCGCTGGAAAAAACCACGCTCCGCGGCAGCCCCTGCTTTGCGCGCCAGGTCCACCGCTGCGCCGGCGCCTGCGTCGGCGCCGAACCCCTGGCGGGGCACCGCGCCCGGCTGGCCGCCGCGCTGGCCCCGATCGCGCTGATGCGCTGGCCCTTCGATGGTCCGGTCGCCTGGCGCGAGCAGCATGGCGAGCGCGCGTGGTGGCATGTGGTTGAGGACTGGTGCTACCTCGGCTGCGCCGGCACGCTGGAGGAAGCACAGGCGCTGGCCGGTGCGCCCGCACGATTCGACCTCGACACGTACCAGATTCTCGCGCCCCGCATGGCGCAATGGATGCCGCAGGCGGTGCCGATGGCCGTGGCGAAGGCCTTCGCGCTGACGGCACCCGAAGCCCCTGCCGAAGCGCCGCGCCCGCTGCGTGCCCCGCCCGGGCTGGCCGCGCGCAAGGCACCGTCCGCTGCCGGACAGCAAACCCTGGGTCTGTTCGCCGACTGA